A single genomic interval of Saccharothrix saharensis harbors:
- a CDS encoding ion transporter produces MALRDRVRDVVDGRRFQRFVIAVIVVNAITLGCETSTALVGSYGELFDVLDSAALAVFVLELVARLYAHGPRFFRDPWNCFDFAVVGVALLPTAGPLSVVRALRILRALRLVAMVPSMRRVVTALVKSIPGLLSLSGLLVLMLYVGSVVAINLFRTSGDPRFGDLGATVLTLFQITTGDGWSDVMRDLMATRPWAWVFFLVYLLVGSFTMLNLFIAVVCGAMESEAAPSRAGMDDRVLDEVRAQREEVRALREEIRALRFDPVGDRR; encoded by the coding sequence ATGGCTCTGCGCGACCGCGTCCGCGATGTCGTGGACGGCAGGCGCTTCCAGCGGTTCGTGATCGCGGTGATCGTGGTCAACGCGATCACCCTCGGCTGCGAGACGTCGACGGCGTTGGTGGGCTCCTACGGCGAGCTGTTCGACGTGCTGGACAGCGCCGCCCTGGCGGTCTTCGTCCTCGAACTGGTCGCACGGCTGTACGCGCACGGGCCCCGGTTCTTCCGCGACCCGTGGAACTGCTTCGACTTCGCCGTCGTCGGCGTCGCCCTCCTGCCGACCGCCGGGCCGCTGTCGGTGGTCCGGGCGCTGCGCATCCTGCGCGCGCTGCGGCTGGTCGCGATGGTGCCGAGCATGCGCCGCGTGGTGACCGCGCTGGTGAAGTCGATCCCGGGTCTGCTGTCGCTGTCCGGGCTGCTCGTGCTGATGCTGTACGTCGGCAGCGTGGTCGCCATCAACCTGTTCCGCACGAGCGGCGACCCCCGGTTCGGCGACCTCGGCGCGACCGTGCTGACGTTGTTCCAGATCACCACCGGCGACGGCTGGTCGGACGTGATGCGCGACCTGATGGCGACCCGGCCGTGGGCGTGGGTCTTCTTCCTGGTCTACCTGCTGGTCGGCTCGTTCACCATGCTGAACCTGTTCATCGCGGTGGTGTGCGGCGCCATGGAGTCGGAGGCCGCGCCGTCACGCGCCGGGATGGACGACCGGGTGCTGGACGAGGTGCGGGCCCAGCGCGAGGAGGTCCGCGCGCTGCGGGAGGAGATCCGGGCCCTCCGCTTCGACCCGGTCGGCGATCGTCGTTGA
- a CDS encoding MHYT domain-containing protein yields MAVPHDSMQHFSDGLSTLVLAYVVSVVGSLIGLACMARAQAERDRAVKARWTVLGAFAIGGVAIWLMHFIAMLGFDIPGATIKYSVPLTALSAVAAIGVVGIGLSLVTLVRFTRMRLLLAGLLAGLGVAGMHYLGMSAIRFRGGISYDPVLVALSCVIAVVAATAAFWFTLVVKTTPARMAAGLIMGVAVTGMHYTGMAAVRVTTDPDAAAPQGAAVFDLVFPVFVTSALVVAALLWMLFTSDDDALGEAA; encoded by the coding sequence ATGGCTGTGCCTCACGACTCGATGCAGCACTTCTCCGACGGCCTCTCCACCCTGGTGCTGGCCTACGTCGTCTCCGTCGTCGGCTCGCTGATCGGCCTCGCCTGCATGGCCCGCGCCCAAGCCGAGCGCGACCGCGCCGTCAAGGCCCGCTGGACCGTGCTCGGCGCGTTCGCCATCGGCGGTGTCGCCATCTGGCTCATGCACTTCATCGCCATGCTCGGCTTCGACATCCCCGGCGCGACGATCAAGTACTCGGTGCCGCTGACCGCGCTGTCCGCCGTGGCGGCGATCGGTGTGGTCGGGATCGGGCTGTCGCTGGTGACGCTCGTCCGGTTCACCAGGATGCGGCTGCTGCTCGCCGGCCTGCTCGCCGGGCTGGGCGTGGCCGGCATGCACTACCTGGGCATGTCCGCCATCCGGTTCCGCGGCGGGATCTCCTACGACCCGGTGCTGGTGGCGCTGTCCTGCGTGATCGCGGTGGTGGCGGCGACCGCCGCGTTCTGGTTCACCCTGGTCGTCAAGACCACCCCGGCGCGGATGGCGGCCGGTTTGATCATGGGCGTCGCGGTCACCGGCATGCACTACACCGGCATGGCCGCCGTGCGGGTCACCACCGACCCGGACGCCGCCGCCCCGCAGGGCGCGGCCGTGTTCGACCTGGTGTTCCCGGTGTTCGTGACGAGCGCGCTGGTGGTCGCGGCACTGCTGTGGATGCTCTTCACCTCCGACGACGACGCGCTGGGCGAGGCCGCCTGA
- a CDS encoding SAM-dependent methyltransferase encodes MDVPRGFTIRESDHRIHNPLGDAKPAVLGRALRPRPGRHVLDLACGSGGLLCTRARDHGLTGTGVDLCATFPASARARATELGVTDRVGFVHRDAAGHGADEPVDVAACVGATWIGDGGPGTVELLRRSLRPGGLLLVGHPFRRRTPPDRAAVEGSHATSRDDYPSLPGLLARVDEPGCDVVEVVPADRDTRDRYVAAQWLSTRRWLERNPDDEPAPVLRAELTTAPVRYARYEREYPGWGVFALMDR; translated from the coding sequence GTGGACGTACCCCGTGGTTTCACCATCCGCGAAAGCGACCACCGCATCCACAACCCGCTGGGCGACGCCAAGCCGGCCGTCCTCGGGCGGGCGTTGCGCCCGCGTCCCGGACGGCACGTGCTCGACCTGGCGTGCGGTTCGGGCGGGCTGCTGTGCACCCGGGCCCGCGATCACGGGCTCACCGGCACCGGCGTCGACCTCTGCGCGACGTTCCCCGCCTCGGCGAGGGCCCGCGCGACCGAGCTGGGCGTGACGGACAGGGTGGGGTTCGTGCACCGGGACGCGGCGGGCCACGGCGCGGACGAACCGGTGGACGTCGCCGCGTGCGTCGGCGCCACCTGGATCGGCGACGGCGGGCCCGGCACGGTGGAGCTGCTGCGGCGCAGCCTGCGCCCCGGCGGCCTGCTGCTGGTGGGGCACCCGTTCCGGCGGCGGACCCCGCCCGACCGGGCCGCCGTGGAGGGCAGCCACGCGACCAGCCGGGACGACTACCCGTCGCTGCCCGGGCTCCTGGCGCGGGTCGACGAGCCGGGCTGCGACGTGGTCGAGGTGGTGCCGGCCGACCGGGACACCCGGGACCGCTACGTCGCGGCGCAGTGGCTCAGCACCCGTCGTTGGCTGGAGCGGAACCCGGATGACGAGCCGGCGCCCGTGCTGCGCGCCGAGCTCACCACCGCACCGGTCCGGTACGCGCGCTACGAACGCGAGTACCCGGGCTGGGGCGTGTTCGCCTTGATGGACCGCTGA
- a CDS encoding maleylpyruvate isomerase family mycothiol-dependent enzyme, with the protein MPTPERLAVGLLEQTSAVAAHVRDFTATVPTCPEWTVRDLVAHIGQEHRWAAAIVRSGLPVAVPDPRDQPVPGDWAAWLRDGAVALIEAVGDGVTPVWTYFGDGPSAFWLRRMLHDTTIHHADLAGRDALIPADLAADALDGLLELLTAPGAPTLKPALAELRGDGQVVVLNPHGGPPWTITRGPAGPTWRRGDGAADVTVTASARDLLLVATRRLSPDAAGVTVSGDRALLDHWLTRTAL; encoded by the coding sequence ATGCCGACCCCCGAACGCCTCGCCGTGGGCTTGCTCGAGCAGACCTCCGCTGTCGCCGCGCACGTCCGCGACTTCACCGCGACCGTGCCGACCTGTCCGGAGTGGACGGTGCGCGACCTCGTCGCGCACATCGGTCAGGAACACCGCTGGGCCGCCGCGATCGTGCGCTCCGGCCTGCCCGTCGCCGTGCCCGACCCCCGGGACCAACCGGTCCCCGGCGACTGGGCCGCGTGGCTGCGCGACGGCGCGGTGGCGTTGATCGAGGCGGTCGGCGACGGCGTCACGCCGGTGTGGACCTACTTCGGCGACGGTCCGTCCGCGTTCTGGCTGCGGCGGATGCTGCACGACACCACCATCCACCACGCCGACCTCGCGGGCCGGGACGCGCTGATCCCGGCCGACCTCGCCGCCGATGCCCTGGACGGCCTGCTGGAGCTGCTGACCGCGCCCGGCGCGCCCACCCTGAAGCCGGCTCTGGCCGAGCTGCGCGGCGACGGCCAGGTCGTCGTGCTGAACCCGCACGGCGGGCCGCCCTGGACCATCACCCGAGGACCGGCCGGTCCGACGTGGCGACGGGGCGACGGCGCCGCGGACGTCACCGTGACGGCGAGCGCCCGCGACCTGCTGCTCGTCGCCACCCGGCGGCTGTCGCCGGACGCCGCCGGCGTGACCGTCTCCGGCGACCGTGCCCTCCTCGACCACTGGCTCACCCGGACGGCGCTTTGA
- a CDS encoding alpha/beta fold hydrolase: protein MTYQRRGDGPPVVLLHAGGLSDALWDRQFPLLARDRIAVRYDARGHGGSSPVTGPFSHHEDLEHLLDGLDLDRATLVGLSLGARTAVDFALAHPDRVADLVLVGPGVSGMEVEDPFTVDLIARLRASTTVDEVAECLLRMWVDGPHRSPDEVDPAVRELCRGLTAHAVARGAFGTAPDELHAVDRLHELRARTLVIVGDLDSSDIHGVADRLCESVPGAEKVVVAGAGHLVNLDRPDEFDRALLRFLRASR from the coding sequence TTGACCTACCAGAGACGGGGCGACGGGCCGCCGGTCGTGCTGCTGCACGCCGGTGGCCTCTCGGACGCCCTGTGGGACCGCCAGTTCCCGCTGCTGGCGCGGGACCGCATTGCGGTCCGGTACGACGCGAGGGGCCACGGCGGGTCGTCGCCGGTGACCGGCCCGTTCTCCCACCACGAAGACCTGGAGCACCTGCTCGACGGGCTCGACCTCGACCGGGCGACCCTGGTCGGGCTGTCGCTGGGCGCCCGCACCGCGGTGGACTTCGCGCTCGCCCACCCCGACCGGGTGGCGGACCTGGTGCTGGTCGGTCCGGGCGTGAGCGGGATGGAGGTCGAGGACCCGTTCACCGTGGACCTGATCGCGCGGCTGCGGGCGTCGACCACGGTGGACGAGGTGGCGGAGTGCCTGCTGCGGATGTGGGTCGACGGCCCGCACCGGTCGCCGGACGAGGTGGACCCGGCGGTGCGGGAGCTGTGCCGCGGCCTGACCGCCCACGCCGTGGCGCGCGGCGCGTTCGGCACCGCGCCGGACGAGCTGCACGCGGTGGACCGGCTGCACGAGCTGCGCGCGCGGACGCTGGTCATCGTCGGCGACCTCGACTCGTCGGACATCCACGGCGTGGCCGACCGGCTGTGCGAGTCCGTGCCCGGCGCGGAGAAGGTCGTCGTCGCGGGCGCCGGCCACCTGGTGAACCTCGACCGGCCGGACGAGTTCGACCGGGCCCTGCTGCGGTTCCTGCGCGCGTCGCGATGA
- a CDS encoding sensor domain-containing diguanylate cyclase, protein MNGGFHQAVLERADAAVLVVDPSDLGVRWATPAARRLFGGASGLLPDLVANGDSAAVGTFLQAVRRAGASRLTCAVPVEGSAHRRVDLIARDLSADPDVRGLVVVALDVTGWAATADELGSRLNTDALTGLASRTGFLPRLEQAVRGGPGPVLVFLDLDRFKEVNDCHGHAAGDHVLRLVASRLAAVVTGRGTAARLGGDEFAVLLDELDEQQAIAAAREILAVIATPVTLDEGVIRLSVSAGITFVRPGHGAEDLLHQADLAMYRAKTIGPDGVAVYDQDLEDWALARKHQVDRLAERLEELHAENRALAEAATIDQRTGLPNPATFDADHARRNRVGEPYSLLLVDIDRFHSYNTLYRYLAGHETLRKVGEAIDRSTRAGDRAYRYGGEEFTVLLPATRLDGALALGERIRQEVQRLGLEHRGNPGGVVTVSIGAVEVRAGASVTDAVEEASVAVLEAKDAGRNLVVGRRAGG, encoded by the coding sequence ATGAACGGCGGCTTCCACCAGGCGGTGCTCGAACGGGCCGACGCCGCCGTGCTGGTGGTCGATCCGAGCGACCTGGGCGTCCGGTGGGCGACCCCGGCGGCCCGGCGGTTGTTCGGCGGCGCGTCCGGCCTGCTGCCCGACCTGGTGGCGAACGGCGACTCGGCGGCGGTCGGCACGTTCCTGCAGGCGGTGAGGCGGGCGGGCGCGTCGCGGTTGACGTGCGCGGTGCCGGTGGAGGGCTCCGCGCACCGGCGCGTCGACCTGATCGCCCGCGACCTGAGCGCGGACCCCGACGTGCGGGGCCTGGTGGTGGTCGCGCTCGACGTCACGGGCTGGGCGGCGACGGCCGACGAGCTGGGCAGCAGGCTCAACACCGACGCGCTGACGGGCCTGGCGAGCCGCACCGGGTTCCTGCCGCGGCTGGAGCAGGCCGTGCGCGGCGGACCGGGCCCGGTGCTGGTGTTCCTCGACCTCGACCGGTTCAAGGAGGTCAACGACTGCCACGGGCACGCCGCGGGTGACCACGTGCTGCGCCTGGTCGCGTCCCGGCTGGCCGCGGTGGTGACCGGGCGCGGCACGGCGGCCCGGCTCGGCGGCGACGAGTTCGCCGTGCTGCTCGACGAGCTGGACGAGCAGCAGGCCATCGCGGCGGCGCGGGAGATCCTGGCCGTGATCGCCACGCCGGTGACGTTGGACGAGGGGGTGATCCGGCTGTCGGTGTCGGCCGGCATCACGTTCGTCCGGCCCGGCCACGGCGCGGAGGACCTGCTGCACCAGGCGGACCTGGCGATGTACCGGGCGAAGACGATCGGCCCGGACGGCGTCGCCGTCTACGACCAGGACCTGGAGGACTGGGCGCTGGCGCGCAAGCACCAGGTGGACCGGCTCGCCGAGCGGCTGGAGGAGCTGCACGCGGAGAACCGGGCGCTGGCCGAGGCGGCGACCATCGACCAGCGGACGGGCCTGCCGAACCCGGCGACGTTCGACGCCGACCACGCCCGCCGCAACCGGGTGGGCGAGCCGTACAGCCTGCTGCTGGTCGACATCGACCGGTTCCACAGCTACAACACGCTGTACCGCTACCTGGCCGGGCACGAGACGCTGCGCAAGGTCGGCGAGGCCATCGACCGGAGCACCCGCGCGGGCGACCGCGCCTACCGGTACGGGGGCGAGGAGTTCACCGTGCTGCTGCCCGCCACGCGGCTGGACGGTGCCCTGGCGCTGGGCGAGCGGATCCGGCAGGAGGTGCAGCGGCTCGGGCTGGAGCACCGGGGCAACCCCGGCGGCGTGGTGACGGTGTCGATCGGCGCGGTGGAGGTCCGCGCGGGCGCGTCGGTCACCGACGCGGTGGAGGAGGCCAGCGTGGCGGTGCTGGAGGCCAAGGACGCGGGCCGCAACCTCGTGGTCGGCCGCCGCGCCGGGGGCTGA
- a CDS encoding AAA family ATPase → MSEPAAEATHTPARDAQLLERTVFEVKRVIVGQDRLVERMLVGLLAKGHLLLEGVPGVAKTLAVETFANVVGGSFSRVQFTPDLVPADILGTRIYRQGSESFDVELGPVVANFVLADEINRAPAKVQSAMLEVMAERHVSIGGKTFPMPTPFLVLATQNPIENEGVYPLPEAQRDRFLFKIQVEYPTAEEEREIVYRMGVEPPVPSQVLGPDELVRLQGVASRVFVHHALVDYVVRLVIATRAPKEHQLTDVAGWVAYGASPRASLGIIAAARALALVRGRDYVLPQDIVDVVPDVLRHRLVLSYDALADGVPLDHIITRVLQTVPLPQVSARPQTPQPAGRP, encoded by the coding sequence TTGTCCGAGCCCGCCGCCGAGGCGACCCACACGCCGGCTCGTGACGCCCAGTTGCTCGAACGCACCGTGTTCGAGGTCAAGCGGGTGATCGTCGGTCAGGACCGGCTGGTCGAGCGGATGCTCGTCGGCCTGCTGGCCAAGGGCCACCTGCTGCTGGAAGGCGTGCCCGGCGTGGCCAAGACGCTGGCCGTGGAGACGTTCGCCAACGTCGTCGGCGGCTCGTTCTCCCGCGTCCAGTTCACCCCCGACCTGGTGCCCGCCGACATCCTCGGCACCCGCATCTACCGCCAGGGCAGCGAGAGCTTCGACGTCGAGCTCGGCCCGGTGGTCGCCAACTTCGTCCTCGCCGACGAGATCAACCGCGCGCCCGCCAAGGTGCAGTCGGCGATGCTGGAGGTCATGGCCGAGCGGCACGTGTCCATCGGCGGCAAGACGTTCCCGATGCCCACCCCGTTCCTGGTCCTGGCCACCCAGAACCCGATCGAGAACGAGGGCGTCTACCCCCTGCCCGAGGCGCAGCGCGACCGGTTCCTGTTCAAGATCCAGGTCGAGTACCCGACGGCCGAGGAGGAGCGGGAGATCGTCTACCGGATGGGCGTCGAGCCGCCGGTGCCCAGCCAGGTCCTCGGCCCGGACGAGCTGGTCCGCCTGCAGGGCGTGGCCTCCCGGGTCTTCGTGCACCACGCGCTGGTCGACTACGTGGTGCGGCTGGTCATCGCGACCCGCGCGCCCAAGGAGCACCAGCTCACCGACGTGGCCGGGTGGGTCGCCTACGGCGCCTCGCCGCGCGCCAGCCTCGGCATCATCGCCGCCGCCCGCGCCCTGGCGCTGGTGCGCGGGCGCGACTACGTGCTGCCCCAGGACATCGTGGACGTGGTGCCGGACGTGCTGCGGCACCGCCTCGTGCTGTCCTACGACGCGCTGGCCGACGGCGTGCCGCTGGACCACATCATCACCCGCGTGCTCCAGACCGTGCCGTTGCCGCAGGTCTCGGCCCGCCCGCAGACGCCGCAGCCCGCGGGCAGGCCGTGA
- the mobA gene encoding molybdenum cofactor guanylyltransferase — MSWSAVVLAGGRGSRLGGVDKASVVVGGRTLLDHVLDAVALAERTVVVGPRKAGVPGVTWAREDPPGGGPVAGLAAGLAHVTTDLVVVLAVDQPGITRSTVDRLLAAIGDTGAVLVDDEGRSQWLIGAWRTAALRRALPPDPRDASMRSVLGPLDAVPVTARPGEARDVDTPRDLTP; from the coding sequence GTGTCGTGGTCGGCGGTGGTCCTCGCGGGTGGTCGGGGCAGCAGGTTGGGCGGCGTCGACAAGGCGTCGGTCGTGGTCGGCGGGCGCACACTCCTCGACCACGTGCTGGACGCCGTCGCGCTCGCCGAGCGGACCGTCGTCGTGGGTCCGCGCAAGGCCGGCGTGCCCGGCGTGACCTGGGCGCGGGAGGACCCGCCCGGCGGTGGACCCGTCGCCGGACTGGCCGCGGGGCTCGCGCACGTCACGACCGACCTCGTGGTGGTGCTCGCGGTGGACCAGCCGGGCATCACCCGGTCCACGGTGGACCGCCTGCTCGCGGCCATCGGCGACACCGGCGCGGTGCTCGTGGACGACGAAGGGCGCTCGCAGTGGCTCATCGGCGCGTGGCGCACCGCGGCGTTGCGCCGAGCGCTGCCGCCCGACCCGCGCGACGCGTCGATGAGGTCCGTCCTCGGCCCGCTGGACGCCGTGCCCGTCACCGCCCGACCGGGTGAGGCGCGTGACGTCGACACCCCGCGCGACCTGACCCCGTGA
- a CDS encoding DUF58 domain-containing protein — protein sequence MEAALRTLELEVRRRLDGLLQGNHLGLVPGPGSEPGEARPYQPGDDVRRMDWAVTARTTVPHIRETVADRELETWLAIDLSPSLDFGTAACEKRDLVVAATAAVAHLTRGGGNRIGALVSTGEDLVRVPARGGLAHSRGLIRKVAETPRAPEGTRGSLADVVEQLRRPPRRRGLVVVISDFLGGTEWQRPLRALSARHDLVAIEVIDPRDVDLPEVGTVVLADPESGRQREVVASPLLRREFAAAAAEHRAEVAAGLRRAGAGHLVLRTDSDWIADTVRFVVARKRRWSGGVA from the coding sequence ATGGAAGCGGCGCTGCGCACGCTCGAGCTGGAGGTGCGCCGCCGGCTCGACGGGCTGCTCCAGGGCAACCACCTGGGTCTGGTCCCCGGACCGGGTTCCGAGCCCGGCGAGGCACGGCCCTACCAGCCCGGCGACGACGTGCGGCGGATGGACTGGGCGGTCACCGCGCGCACCACCGTGCCGCACATCCGCGAGACCGTCGCCGACCGCGAGCTGGAGACGTGGCTCGCGATCGACCTGTCGCCCAGCCTCGACTTCGGCACGGCGGCGTGCGAGAAGCGCGACCTGGTGGTCGCCGCGACGGCCGCGGTCGCGCACCTGACCCGCGGCGGCGGCAACCGGATCGGCGCGCTGGTGTCCACCGGCGAAGACCTCGTCCGGGTGCCCGCGCGCGGTGGCCTGGCGCACTCGCGCGGCCTGATCCGCAAGGTCGCCGAGACGCCACGCGCGCCCGAGGGCACCCGCGGCTCACTGGCCGACGTGGTCGAGCAGTTGCGCCGCCCGCCGCGGCGGCGCGGCCTGGTCGTGGTGATCTCCGACTTCCTCGGCGGCACGGAGTGGCAGCGCCCGCTGCGCGCGTTGTCCGCCCGGCACGACCTGGTGGCCATCGAGGTGATCGACCCCCGTGACGTCGACCTGCCCGAGGTGGGCACGGTCGTGCTGGCCGACCCGGAGTCGGGTCGGCAGCGCGAGGTCGTGGCGTCACCGCTGCTGCGCCGGGAGTTCGCCGCCGCGGCGGCCGAGCACCGCGCCGAGGTGGCCGCGGGCCTGCGCCGCGCCGGTGCCGGCCACCTGGTGCTGCGCACCGACTCGGACTGGATCGCCGACACCGTGCGGTTCGTCGTCGCGCGCAAGCGCCGCTGGTCGGGAGGGGTGGCCTGA
- a CDS encoding MerR family transcriptional regulator, with protein MTGDTVLGIGDLARLTGVPVRTIRFYCDEGVLEPARSAGGHRRFDRAAVDRLRTVRELRALGLGLPVITDVLAGRRSLADAVAAERAALDVALAEIAWRRAALRAVEHAPPAARAARLALLAAAPDGRAVRDSLTSFWSRCYLGPAPADTLEMFLHVSAPPPPADPTPEQVLAYAGMVALTADRSLRHLLSTRDRVPDQRALHDGVGRACDAARPLVSAGRPPGPGPALDLFVRSYAEVLGRRDTPAFRRALRARTAVEGDPRLRRYWHLVGTVTGEEVTVGAAHSWLLDALAA; from the coding sequence GTGACGGGGGACACAGTGCTGGGCATCGGCGACCTGGCGCGGCTGACCGGGGTGCCGGTGCGCACCATCCGGTTCTACTGCGACGAAGGCGTGCTCGAACCGGCCCGCAGCGCGGGTGGGCACCGGCGGTTCGACCGGGCCGCCGTCGACCGGCTGCGGACGGTCCGGGAGCTGCGCGCGCTCGGGTTGGGGCTGCCCGTGATCACCGACGTGCTGGCCGGGCGGCGGTCGCTGGCCGACGCGGTCGCGGCGGAGCGGGCGGCACTCGACGTGGCGCTGGCGGAGATCGCGTGGCGTCGGGCGGCCCTGCGCGCGGTCGAGCACGCCCCGCCGGCCGCGCGGGCCGCGCGCTTGGCGCTGCTGGCCGCCGCGCCGGACGGCCGGGCCGTGCGGGACTCGTTGACGTCGTTCTGGAGCCGGTGCTACCTCGGGCCCGCGCCGGCGGACACGCTCGAGATGTTCCTCCACGTGAGCGCGCCGCCGCCACCGGCCGACCCGACGCCCGAGCAGGTGCTCGCCTACGCCGGGATGGTCGCGCTGACCGCCGACCGGTCCCTGCGCCACCTGCTGTCCACTCGCGACCGCGTCCCGGACCAGCGCGCGCTGCACGACGGCGTGGGACGGGCGTGCGACGCGGCCCGCCCGCTGGTGTCGGCGGGCCGCCCGCCCGGTCCGGGGCCCGCGCTGGACCTGTTCGTGCGGTCCTACGCGGAGGTGCTGGGCCGGCGGGACACCCCCGCGTTCCGCCGTGCCCTGCGCGCGCGGACCGCGGTCGAGGGCGATCCCCGGCTGCGCCGGTACTGGCACCTGGTCGGCACGGTGACCGGCGAGGAGGTCACGGTCGGCGCGGCCCACTCGTGGTTGCTGGACGCGCTCGCCGCGTGA